CTTCCAGTTGCGATCGCATTTTACTCTATGATGTAACCAATCAGAGTTACACCACCTACGCACAGTGGACAGACGGTCAATTCTATCCAGCAGGAACCCTCAACGAATGGACCACAGCGATCAAAAACGGTACCCCCGTTGACCCCGAAGTAACTTTGGGAAATAGCTTGTGGATAAAATCGGCACCTGAATCAACCACGACCAACATTATTGCATTTGTGGGAGATGTTGTTGAAAGTCCGGAAGTTTCCATTCCAGTAGTCGAAGGCTTCCAGCTTCTATCCTATCCATTCTCTTGTTCTGTCGGAATCAATGAAACGCTTTTAGCTTCTTCCGGAGCGTATGCTGCAACACTTCCAGCAGACTGTGACCATATTTATCTTTGGAGCAACGATGGATATTCCCGCTATGGGCTGTTTACCGACGGCAAATGGTACCCAGCCAATACGCTGACTGAATGGCGAACTGCAATCACGGATGGAAACCCTGCCTCCAACACCATTGAAACCGGGTCAGGATTTTTCTATGAAGCCCAGTCATCGTTTGTATGGACTGAAACAAACAAGTATTTGACAAATTTAAATAATTAATGGACTTATAGTTAAGCAACATACAAACAGGAAGAAGAAGGATTTTATGAAAAAACTGACTATGATGTTACTGATCGCTTGCATGCCCCTAAGCTTTGCACACGCGTCGTTAACGTGGGAATCGGGTGATTTGACTTCTGGTGGAGTCACTGGTAACGGCTGGTGGGTGCAGATGTATGATGATGCCGATAATGACACGGAATTGTCCGCCGTTACTTTCATGGAAAATACCGGTGTTGCATCGGGAGTGGGAAACTCAGGAACAGATGTTTTATTAAGTTCCTTTTCCTGCACCATTGAGGAATTTTTGGGCTCTTACGCATTCGGTGTATTGTACAATGATTCCGGAGATAATAGCTACAGCTCCATCGTCGGA
This window of the Spartobacteria bacterium genome carries:
- a CDS encoding PEP-CTERM sorting domain-containing protein, which translates into the protein MKKLTMMLLIACMPLSFAHASLTWESGDLTSGGVTGNGWWVQMYDDADNDTELSAVTFMENTGVASGVGNSGTDVLLSSFSCTIEEFLGSYAFGVLYNDSGDNSYSSIVGSHVYSVVFNADTIANSSQSVVLDSTSYVVPSATTPESTSTYHISGVANSWQNLVAVPEPTTLAFLGIGCLAFMARRKMRRT